The Bartonella grahamii subsp. shimonis region CTTCCAAACAGCCAAAGACATTTCAGAACGCTGTGGCCAAATGACCGTTGAAGTAACTGGAACAAGCAAACCAAAAGGCTTATCTTTTGGAAAGAGTTCATACAACGTCAATTACCAACAAAGAGCCCTGATTTTACCCCATGAGGTTATTCAAGAAATGCGTCAAGATGAACAAATTATTCTTATGCAAGGACACCCCCCTTTGCGATGTGGTCGCGCCATCTATTTCAGAAGAAAAGAAATGTTAGCCGCAGCTGCAAAAAACCGCTTTGCCCCACAAAAGAAAAACTAACCTCCTATTGTGAGATCTTGACTATGAAAAGAACAACAGCAAAAACAAGATACATCCCTGTTTTTTAAAAGCCTATTAACAAAAAGTTTTTGCCCTCTTCTTCACACACATAAGGAAAACATGGTAAAAAATCCGTGTTTTTTCCTTTTTATATTTTGTGTATCATTTTACCAGCGCCCATCGTCTTTATAAAAACCCCCCCCTCAAATCACCTATATCTAAACCAACATCTCCATTTGGGAAAATCTGCAAATACATTCCTACAAAACTTTTTGTGTATAATTTATCCCTACAAGCAACCCAAAATATTTCACAACACTAATCATCAATATCAAGACTCAAGAAAAACAAAAGATTGATCTTTGAGACAAGAACTCTCAAAACACCTACACTCAAGAACATCGATTTTTTCCCAAAAAAATATTTCATATATACATCAAAATGAATAAATCATTCTTATACAAGCTTTCCCCCCTTTACGATATCATCAAATGTTCTATTTTAAAGATAAAGCGCTGAAAAAAGGCTTTTTTCCCCAAGCAAAGAAAGGGTTTCCTCTCTTATGAATCTTAAAGCAGCACAATATAATAAGAGCAACAATACAAAATAAAAAACATTTTGTTATAAAAGTACACAAACAAGATGTTCATATTGATCAATAAGAAAAACATAATGGAGAAAAATTCTTGATGACTACTTTTGCTTATAGATTTACCAATCTGAGTACTGTGTATGAAAAGTACCAACACCATCCGCAAACCCAGAGCAATCCCACCCAACATATCTACGATCTTCATCAAAGCGCTCTTGCAAGCAACTTTATTAAAGGTAAAACACCAAAAATTTTAAGTAACATTTTTCTTTTCGGCCTTTCCTTACACCTCAAAGGATGAAGGTTTTACCCAGAGTCAATTTATAGAAAATTCATTTTCTGACCACTCATGGGATTCATATCAGCGCCCTAAAGGACTAGTATCTTACCGACAACAAGATAATAAACAAAGAAAATATGCATGAAAACAATCACAACAGATTATTTGGCATTTCTCACACCAAAAACCTTTGAAAAGTATCACAAAACGGTTGATGCAACCATCCATACACTTGAGGGAAAAGCGCTGCCTCTCATAACACGCAAAATCTCAAAAGAATACGCGAAGGGGAATTTTTCACATGTAGCGTTTAAGACACTTATCGAGCACCACCCTACCTAGGAGAGATTATATGTTAGAGCAAAATTATCTATATAAAGGAACTTCAACACTAAAAAATAAATATGGCATAAAATCCCCCCAAAAATTGTATGAACGCTGTGCTCATAATGCCGCCAGAGAAGCCGTAAATTTTCGCTATGAGCCCCCTCCACAAAACTTTGATTTCACTTATCTAAAATTAATCCACTGGAGCCTCTTCCACAAAACTTTTGAATGGGCTGGGCAAACCCGCGATACATCCTTTACATTTGAAGATGGCACCACAGCGCGTATGCCGGCGATGCGTCCTAAAGGTTATGAAGTTCCTTTTGCCATTGGTCCACAAATAAAAAAAGAGCTTAAACAACTCGAAAAAACACTGAGCGAAAAGAACAATTTAAAAGGTTTATCGCGCCAAGAATTTGCTGAAAATGCTGCTGACGTTTTTATAGCGCTCGAGCACGCACATCCTTTCAGAAAAGGGAATGGGCGCGTAAATCGAATGTTTATGGAAAAACTTGGACAAGCAGCTGGCCATCAGATTGATTTTTCTTTCATCACACAAAAACGCATGACAGCAGCTTGTATTGAAGCGATGCAATATGGTAATCCTCAACCGATGAAAGATCTTTTTGAAGATATCACACATCCACAAAAATCCCTTGTTTTAAAAGAATTCATCACCCAAATGAGAGATGCTGGACTTGATGAAATTAACAATCGTATTGTTGTTGCAGCAAAAAAAGATATAGCCTATGAGGGCACCTTTAGAGGTTTTTCCGCAGAAGGTTTTGTCATGGAAGTAGATAGGGCTTTCGTTGTCGGCCACAAAGATGATCTCCCTCCAGAACAGGTTAAAACATTACAGAATGGAGCCCGCCTCTGTTTTCAAAAAAACAATGTTCAAAGCTTCAAAGAAACACTAATCCCCCAAGAAACATTAGCACCTCTCACCCATGACGAGTTGTTCTCAAGAATTTCAAATGCTCCTTATGTTGAAGCATGCCGAAAAGAAATCGAAAATTTATCAAAACTCGTTTATGGTAAAGCCCACGCCTTAAATACAAAAATGGATATCTTAACGGCAGATCCAAGTTTAGGAAATCAGTTTGCTGATGAAGTTTTACACAACCCTCACTCAATTTCTAAACTTGCAGGAAGAAAAATATTTGAGCTGAAAAGTCCAAGTCGTAGGCAAGCAGAACAGGCTGCTCCACAACTTAGTCAAACCCTTAAAAATTATAGCACAATAACACAACAAACAAAAAATGAAATTTTAGAGCACCATCAAAGAGAACAAAAACGCCTGAGCTACACTGTCGAAAAACCTGGAAAAAATTTACAAACCCTTTTTGCCTTACCAGAAGAACAACAAAGAGAAGCTTTATTGCATTCTCCAGAACTACGACAAGAACTCCATAGTTTTTCGCGCCAGCTACATAATCGTCTATCCTCAGAAGATCGTAAAGCCATACAAGAAAAAGATCATACAAGACTAGCCTGCCTACTTGGTGTATCAGAAAGCAAAGCAAAAGAAATTGCACACACAGTAAAGCAGACCAAAGAAGTACAGTGTCAGATGCGCACCCTAAAAGTTAGTCGTTCCTCATCGCTTGCTCTTACCGGCTAAAACGCGCAAATTTTTGTCTTTCAACTGACTCTTAGCACCAATTATTTCATCTCCATTGCACCCACCAATTGTTTTGGAATGTTACAAAAAATAGTCCTAAAAATGAATATTGTAATTTACTATAACTTATTGATAAAATTTTAAAAAAACTGTATAAAAGCCATAAATGTCCACCATATATAAGTATGAATAGCGCGAAATCTTTGGAGGTCATTTCCTTTGATATCTGCCTTGTGTCTTACAGTTATCAAAAAGTGGGGAATGCGCCAAAGCCAAAGAGGTTTTCTAAAAATATTGAAAGGAAACAGCCATGAAAAAAAGTCACCCAACCACTTCTAGCAATGTAGAGAAACTAAGACAAAAATTTGAACAACAAAATCTAGGAGCTTCTAGTACAGAAGACCTCTATGCAAAGGTTAATAAACCGCCCAAAAGAGGAGGTCTGCACACACCAAGCCCAGAAGAAATAGAAGCAGCTCACAAAAGCAAACCCATCTTAGAAAAAAAGAGCTCTTTCGCTGATTTTACCACAGAAGGAAATGATGCGCATGATCCCCTACAACTAAGAGATCCCACCTACGACATACCGAAAAGCAGAGTAAGAGAGTATGGTACGCCCTCTCACCCATCAGAAACCATCTATGCACCCCAAAGGCCACTAGGAAATCCCTATGACAGACTTGGTGGGAGACCAAGTGATGGGCGACGCACCGACAAACTCGTAAATCCCTATGCAGTAACAGATCTGGAGGCGGGAGGTTGGCAAGCGTCCCTTTACGACACAGTTGGTGGAGGTGCACAGGGTAGGCATTCTTCCTCTGAACCAGAACATGTCTATGCAGAGCTCGATTTTGGTGAAAATGGTGGACGCTCCCCCCAAAGGCCGCTAGAATCTATCTATGCAACGGTTGGCATGGGTGCTGAAGGCGGACAAGATTCCCAACAACAAGAAAATCCCATCTATCAAGGCGTTGGCAGAGGAACAACAACACCTCCCAGAACTGCAAAAGATGTGGTTACGACAAAGCTTTTACAAAACATAGGCTTTCAATATGGTGTAAGCGAAATCCAAGTGCGGTGCAAAACAGTTTATAATAACCAACATGCTTTGAATGAACAACTGGCTAAGATTCTTGACGATCCCCAAAATGCAGAACAAATCTTACAGGACCTTGCAAAAAATCCTGAAAGCCCTGCTAAACTTGCTGGTAGGCAAGCACTTGGCATAAAAAGTCCAGCACGCAGAGAAGCTGAAGATGAGTTTACCCACCTTTGCTCAGCTCTTGAGAGACATATACATAATACACAAAAGCTCCATAAAAAGTTTACACGGGAGCAGGAAAGAGAAAGAAGTCAAAAACACGATAGTCCAGAAAGAGACCCAGAACACAGACATCACCATCACCGTCGTCATCACGCAAGAGGAAGAGAACACGATAGTCCAGAGCACAGCCCACAACGACAAAGACATGGAGAAAAAGGAATGGCTTATGCCATGTAAAGAGGCATAAACATAAAAACAGATAAATTTTTGTTTTTCATATAATCTTTTTTTCAGTGAGTTTCTTGGCGCAAATCATTTCATAGTGGTTGCGCCAAGAATTGTTTTAAAATGTTACAAAAATAGTCTTAAAAATGGATCCTGTAATTTATTGTAACTTATTGATAAAATTTCATAAAAAAACTGTATAAAAGACACAAATGTCCGTTACACTACTCCTGAATAGCGTAGATCTTTGGAGGTCATTCGGTTGGATATCTTCCTTTGTACAAAAGTTATCAAAACTAAAAGTGGGGAATGCACCAAAGAGGTTTTCTAAAAATATTGAAAGGAAATATGCATGAAAAAACATCATCCACACCCTTCTGCAAATCCAGAAGCCCTCTATGCAACAGTTAATAAACCAACCAGAGGAGACCAGCGCGCACCATCCCCAGAAGACGAAGTTACATACGAATCCGTGAGCAACACTACTCCTTCAAGAGCGAGACACCATCATCAAAGGAGAGAAGATCCTGAAACAGACTATACAGAGGTTGCTCCTCCAAAACGCGAAACTGAAGTTACATACGCATCCGTGAGCAACACTTCTCCCTCAAGAGCGAGACACCATCATCAAAGGAGAGAAGGTCCTGAAACAGACTATACAGAGGTTGCTCCTCCAAAACGCGAAGCTGAAGTTACATACGCATCCGTGAGCAACACTTCTCCCTCAAGAGGTAGACACCATCATCAAAGGAGAGAAGGTCCTGAAACAGACTATACAGAGGTTGCTCCACAACAAAAAGGAAGACCCTCCCTCACTCCTGATCAAATGAGTGCCATGCTTTTAAAAAATCCACATGTCCAAGCATATGCAGGAGAGGTAATGCATTGGGGGCAGATCGTTTATGGCAATGACAAGGTTTTCCAGCAACACTTGCAAGGCATACTTACAAATCCCCGTGCAGGAAAAGAGCTTTCAGATCAACTTGCAGAAAATCCTGAGTCTATTCATAAACTTGCTGGCCGCCAGGCACTTGGCATAAAAAGTCAAGCACGCAAAGAGGCTGAAGACGGCTTTAGATCGCTCGTTGAGGCTATTGATGGTTATACAAAGGCTGTAACAGAGACAAGGGAGAGGCTTTTGCAAACCCCTCACGCGGAACAAAGACGCCTCCAAGAAAATTCTCAGCAAACTGAAAGAACCCATCATCATCGTCATCACGCAAGAGGACAAGAGCAAAATAGTCCGGAACACAACCCACAACGACAAAGACACGCAGAAAAAGGAATGGCTTATGCTATGTAAAGAGGTATAAACATAAAAACAGATAAACTTTTGTTTTTCATATAATCTTTTCTTATAGAGTTTCTTGGCGCAAATCGTTTTATCGTGATTGCGCCAAGAATTGTTTTAGAATGTTACAAAAAATAGTCCTAAAAATGTATCCTGTAATTTAGTATAACTTATTGATAAAATTTCACAAAAAAACTGCATAAAAGACACAAAGCCCCATTACGATGGTCGTAAATAGCGTAGATCTTTGGAAACCACTCAATTTTGATATCTTCTTATAAAAAGCATAAAGGGCGAGAGTGTGTACCAAAGAAGTTTTCTAAAACAATTCTTGAAAGGAAACATGCATGAAAAAAGATCACCCTCATCCTTTTCCATCTCCTTCAATACAAGAACTTATAGAGCTCTATGAAAAAGCAGCAGCAGAAGTATCAGGTGGAGACTCCCTCCCTAAAGAAACGCTTTCAAAAAGCAAAAGACTGTCATCCATACCGGAAAAAGATGAGGAAAGACAATCTCTTTTAAAAGAAGAAACTGTGCATGCATCAACAAATGCAACAACGCCTCTCACAAGAGGCAACTCTACCAAAAGGCAGCAACAACCTGAAACGACACACACAACAGTTACTTCACAAGTTTCTCTACAAAGGGCAACAAGAATTCTCTCCGAAGAAGAAGTCATTCAATTGCTTCCACACCATTCATTGGTTCGAACCTATCAAGAAGAAATTCAACGTTTATCTGCAAATGCCTATGGCAACCCCGACATTTTGCAAGAAAAAATGCAGGAAATTCAAAGAAATCCCGCAGCAGGAGAAGAACTTTCATGGCGGATGACAGCCCATCCTGAAAGCATCGCTAAACTTTCCGGCACCAGCATGTTGGGCTTTAAAAATCAAACACGCAGGCAAGCAGAAGAGAGTTTTTCTGCCCTATGTGTTACCATTGAGTGTTATACAGAAGTGGTAAGACAGGCAAGAGAGAGCCTATTGCAATCTCCAGAGCAAGCACTCAAAAACTATGAACGCTTAATGGGGAAAGAGGCTGTCGCTGAACTTCTAAAAAAACCAGATCATTCTCAAAGGCAAAAAGAAAGTCTTTCAGAAGCAGAAATTTCCACCCAAATTCACCAACATTCAAAAGTTAAAAGACACCATGCCCAAATCCAATATTGGTGCACTGTTGTTTTTGGCAACACAAACATTTTGCAATCACAAGTGGAAGAGCTTTTCCAAAACCCTGAAACAATAGAACAGCTCACACAGCAACTTGCCGGAAATCCCCAATCTTTTTGCAAATACGCTGGTCGCAGCTTTTGTGGCTTTAAAAATCAAGCACGCAGACATGCTGAAGCTGGTCTTTCTCACTTAATTAGCGCCGCTGAAAATTATGCAACAGCTGTCACACAGGTAAGAGAGAGCATTTTACAAACTCAACAGACAAAACAAGAACGCCATGAAGCTGAATCATCATCTGAGAGAGCGCAAAATTTGCAGCAACGACAAAGCGTCTCACAGTCCGCTCAACGCCTTGAGGCTTCAACAATAACGTATGAAGGAACAACACCCTCTGGACAACAAAGAGAAACAGATTTTCGTCCTCGCAAAACTGCCGCGTCAAAAGCGATGGCTTTTGCCAGCTAAACGGACATAAGTTTTCACGTTGAACCCAACATCTTGGCGCAGCACATAAAAGAGGTGATTTGAGCCAAGAAAGAGAGAAACTTGAAACAAAGTTCATTTCCCCGTCCCTTAACCCAAACAGAGGAAAACAATCTTTAAAGAATGATCAGGGTTACGATTCTAAACTAAGAGAGTTAAAACGTGTGAGACCAATCAGTTTCATATATTCTCTCATGAAGCCCAAGTAAAAAAGCATAAAACAGAATAAACACCAACGTATATTTTTAAATAGTATTTAAAAACAATATTGGAAGAGTTTGAAAGGAACATGCATGAAAAAAAGAAACCCCTCCCCTTTTATCACTGAAATGATGGAAAAATTTCAACAACAGGCAGAACAATCGCCCACCAGAACATCTTCTCCCCAAGTTTCTCAAAAACCGCAAAAACCACCTGTACAAAAACGCCCAGAAAATTTGTCATCCTCCCCCAAAATTGCTCCACCGCCCCCCCTACGCATAAGAGACAAAACACCAACCGACATAAAAATCCAAAAGCCTGAAGCCCAAGAGACGCCTCCTCTACAGACAAAACCGGCTCCGCCCAAACCCCCACGTGTAAAAGAAAATCTACAATACAGCACAAAAACCCAAGAAAGCTCCTCCACGCACATAAAAGCGGCTCCACAAAGACCTCCACGCGCAAAAGATAGAGAACAAAATAAACAAACAGTTCAAGCGGAAGAAAGTCGCTATGCAACGCCTCCTCTACAGACAAAACCGGCTCCGCCCAAACCCCCACGTGTAAAAGAGAATCTACAACACAGCACAAAAACCCAAGAAAGCTCCTCCACGCACATAAAAG contains the following coding sequences:
- a CDS encoding BID domain-containing T4SS effector; translation: MLEQNYLYKGTSTLKNKYGIKSPQKLYERCAHNAAREAVNFRYEPPPQNFDFTYLKLIHWSLFHKTFEWAGQTRDTSFTFEDGTTARMPAMRPKGYEVPFAIGPQIKKELKQLEKTLSEKNNLKGLSRQEFAENAADVFIALEHAHPFRKGNGRVNRMFMEKLGQAAGHQIDFSFITQKRMTAACIEAMQYGNPQPMKDLFEDITHPQKSLVLKEFITQMRDAGLDEINNRIVVAAKKDIAYEGTFRGFSAEGFVMEVDRAFVVGHKDDLPPEQVKTLQNGARLCFQKNNVQSFKETLIPQETLAPLTHDELFSRISNAPYVEACRKEIENLSKLVYGKAHALNTKMDILTADPSLGNQFADEVLHNPHSISKLAGRKIFELKSPSRRQAEQAAPQLSQTLKNYSTITQQTKNEILEHHQREQKRLSYTVEKPGKNLQTLFALPEEQQREALLHSPELRQELHSFSRQLHNRLSSEDRKAIQEKDHTRLACLLGVSESKAKEIAHTVKQTKEVQCQMRTLKVSRSSSLALTG
- a CDS encoding BID domain-containing T4SS effector; translation: MKKSHPTTSSNVEKLRQKFEQQNLGASSTEDLYAKVNKPPKRGGLHTPSPEEIEAAHKSKPILEKKSSFADFTTEGNDAHDPLQLRDPTYDIPKSRVREYGTPSHPSETIYAPQRPLGNPYDRLGGRPSDGRRTDKLVNPYAVTDLEAGGWQASLYDTVGGGAQGRHSSSEPEHVYAELDFGENGGRSPQRPLESIYATVGMGAEGGQDSQQQENPIYQGVGRGTTTPPRTAKDVVTTKLLQNIGFQYGVSEIQVRCKTVYNNQHALNEQLAKILDDPQNAEQILQDLAKNPESPAKLAGRQALGIKSPARREAEDEFTHLCSALERHIHNTQKLHKKFTREQERERSQKHDSPERDPEHRHHHHRRHHARGREHDSPEHSPQRQRHGEKGMAYAM
- a CDS encoding BID domain-containing T4SS effector is translated as MKKHHPHPSANPEALYATVNKPTRGDQRAPSPEDEVTYESVSNTTPSRARHHHQRREDPETDYTEVAPPKRETEVTYASVSNTSPSRARHHHQRREGPETDYTEVAPPKREAEVTYASVSNTSPSRGRHHHQRREGPETDYTEVAPQQKGRPSLTPDQMSAMLLKNPHVQAYAGEVMHWGQIVYGNDKVFQQHLQGILTNPRAGKELSDQLAENPESIHKLAGRQALGIKSQARKEAEDGFRSLVEAIDGYTKAVTETRERLLQTPHAEQRRLQENSQQTERTHHHRHHARGQEQNSPEHNPQRQRHAEKGMAYAM
- a CDS encoding BID domain-containing T4SS effector; protein product: MKKDHPHPFPSPSIQELIELYEKAAAEVSGGDSLPKETLSKSKRLSSIPEKDEERQSLLKEETVHASTNATTPLTRGNSTKRQQQPETTHTTVTSQVSLQRATRILSEEEVIQLLPHHSLVRTYQEEIQRLSANAYGNPDILQEKMQEIQRNPAAGEELSWRMTAHPESIAKLSGTSMLGFKNQTRRQAEESFSALCVTIECYTEVVRQARESLLQSPEQALKNYERLMGKEAVAELLKKPDHSQRQKESLSEAEISTQIHQHSKVKRHHAQIQYWCTVVFGNTNILQSQVEELFQNPETIEQLTQQLAGNPQSFCKYAGRSFCGFKNQARRHAEAGLSHLISAAENYATAVTQVRESILQTQQTKQERHEAESSSERAQNLQQRQSVSQSAQRLEASTITYEGTTPSGQQRETDFRPRKTAASKAMAFAS